In Daphnia magna isolate NIES linkage group LG5, ASM2063170v1.1, whole genome shotgun sequence, a single genomic region encodes these proteins:
- the LOC116924036 gene encoding cathepsin O isoform X2, translated as MLLRHKLSPLSCVLGSNLINIRKNRKKREIPNEQKYPKPLPSYVDWREKNVVTSVKNQHSCGACWAFSTVETIESMHAIKNGELKDLSTQEVIDCARNGNMGCLGGDTCTALTWMATSNVSLLEESEYPLTLKQQRCKIDLRGSPSEIQLEYFSCFNLVDNEDQLKRILAFHGPVTAAVDAVTWQDYLGGIIQYHCRDHTNHAVQIVGYDARGSIPFYIVRNSWGVDFGNEGYLHIAIGKNLCGIAREVSALDVVA; from the exons ATGTTACTTCGACATAAACTCAGCCCATTGTCATGTGTGTTAGGATCTAACCTCATTAATATTCGCAAgaacaggaaaaaaagagaaattccAAATGAGCAAAAGTACCCCAAGCCACTTCCCAGTTATGTTGATTG GAGAGAAAAGAATGTTGTGACATCTGTGAAAAATCAACATAGCTGTGGAGCTTGCTGGGCTTTTAGCACTGTTGAGACTATTGAAAGCATGCATGCAATTAAGAATGGAGAATTGAAGGACTTAAGCACACAGGAA GTTATTGACTGTGCCAGAAATGGAAATATGGGCTGTTTGGGAGGTGACACTTGTACTGCCTTAACCTGGATGGCAACATCCAATGTTTCGTTATTGGAAGAGAGCGAGTATCCGTTGACTTTGAAACAGCAACGTTGTAAAATTGATTTGCG AGGTTCACCATCGGAAATCCAGCTGGAATATTTCAGCTGTTTCAA TTTGGTCGATAATGAAGATCAACTGAAAAGAATTCTTGCTTTTCATGGACCTGTTACAGCAGCGGTCGATGCGGTCACTTGGCAGGATTATTTGGGTGGAATTATCCAGTATCACTGTCGTGATCACACAAATCATGCA GTCCAGATCGTAGGCTATGATGCAAGAGGTTCTATTCCATTCTACATCGTAAGAAACTCTTGGGGAGTTGATTTTGGCAATGAAGGTTATCTCCACATAGCCATAGGAAAGAACCTTTGCG GGATCGCCCGTGAAGTATCCGCTCTCGACGTTGTTGCTTAA
- the LOC116924036 gene encoding cathepsin O isoform X1, protein MAAVRLLLLVKYNTVIQRQNWEFCDQQDSMTGTFKNVICALGLFSLCFLGIPIRVKEPDSVEHEFLQFIQKHNKSYSKDSAEYEKRLSYFKASHSRAKQYNILHNQSNDHARFGITKYSDLEPAEFQEMLLRHKLSPLSCVLGSNLINIRKNRKKREIPNEQKYPKPLPSYVDWREKNVVTSVKNQHSCGACWAFSTVETIESMHAIKNGELKDLSTQEVIDCARNGNMGCLGGDTCTALTWMATSNVSLLEESEYPLTLKQQRCKIDLRGSPSEIQLEYFSCFNLVDNEDQLKRILAFHGPVTAAVDAVTWQDYLGGIIQYHCRDHTNHAVQIVGYDARGSIPFYIVRNSWGVDFGNEGYLHIAIGKNLCGIAREVSALDVVA, encoded by the exons atggcggCAGTTCGGCTGCTACTGCTAGTGAAGTACAATACTGTCATTCAACGACAGAATTGGGAATTTTGTGACCAACAAGATAGTATGACTGGAACATTTAAGAATGTTATTTGTGCGCTTGGATTATTCTCATTATGCTTCTTGGGTATTCCTATTAGAGTAAAAGAGCCCGACTCAGTAGAACACGAATTTCTCCAGTTTATTcagaaacacaacaaaagCTATTCTAAAGATTCGGCGGAGTACGAGAAGCGTTTGTCGTATTTCAAG GCGAGTCATAGTAGGGCCAagcaatacaacatactgcaTAATCAGAGTAATGATCATGCAAGATTTGGCATTACAAAATATTCAGATCTTGAACCTGCAGAATTCCAAGAAATGTTACTTCGACATAAACTCAGCCCATTGTCATGTGTGTTAGGATCTAACCTCATTAATATTCGCAAgaacaggaaaaaaagagaaattccAAATGAGCAAAAGTACCCCAAGCCACTTCCCAGTTATGTTGATTG GAGAGAAAAGAATGTTGTGACATCTGTGAAAAATCAACATAGCTGTGGAGCTTGCTGGGCTTTTAGCACTGTTGAGACTATTGAAAGCATGCATGCAATTAAGAATGGAGAATTGAAGGACTTAAGCACACAGGAA GTTATTGACTGTGCCAGAAATGGAAATATGGGCTGTTTGGGAGGTGACACTTGTACTGCCTTAACCTGGATGGCAACATCCAATGTTTCGTTATTGGAAGAGAGCGAGTATCCGTTGACTTTGAAACAGCAACGTTGTAAAATTGATTTGCG AGGTTCACCATCGGAAATCCAGCTGGAATATTTCAGCTGTTTCAA TTTGGTCGATAATGAAGATCAACTGAAAAGAATTCTTGCTTTTCATGGACCTGTTACAGCAGCGGTCGATGCGGTCACTTGGCAGGATTATTTGGGTGGAATTATCCAGTATCACTGTCGTGATCACACAAATCATGCA GTCCAGATCGTAGGCTATGATGCAAGAGGTTCTATTCCATTCTACATCGTAAGAAACTCTTGGGGAGTTGATTTTGGCAATGAAGGTTATCTCCACATAGCCATAGGAAAGAACCTTTGCG GGATCGCCCGTGAAGTATCCGCTCTCGACGTTGTTGCTTAA